The following are encoded together in the Streptomyces rapamycinicus NRRL 5491 genome:
- a CDS encoding response regulator has protein sequence MRIVIAEDDPLLRQGLALLLRAESLDVVATTDTPDGVLQAVSSYEPDVAIVDVRMPPTHTDEGIVAAVEARRRRPGLAVLVLSAYVEQSFATELLSNGVNGLGYLLKERVGRVEEFLDALHRVAAGGTAVDPEVVSQLFTRTRLNTRLDRLSTREREVLALMAQGLGNSAIAERLVVTDGAIHKHIRSIFAKLDLAPTDRVDRRVAAVLRYLEDARNT, from the coding sequence ATGCGGATCGTGATCGCGGAGGACGACCCTCTGCTGCGCCAGGGCCTGGCTCTGCTGCTGCGAGCCGAGTCCCTCGACGTGGTGGCCACCACCGACACCCCGGACGGTGTGCTGCAGGCCGTCAGCTCATACGAACCGGACGTCGCCATCGTCGACGTCCGCATGCCGCCCACGCACACCGACGAAGGCATCGTCGCCGCGGTCGAGGCCCGGCGACGTCGGCCCGGCCTGGCCGTGCTCGTGCTGTCCGCCTATGTCGAGCAGAGCTTTGCCACCGAGCTGCTCAGCAATGGAGTGAATGGGCTCGGCTATCTGCTCAAAGAACGGGTCGGCCGCGTGGAGGAGTTCCTCGACGCCCTGCACAGGGTCGCCGCCGGGGGCACCGCCGTCGATCCCGAGGTCGTCTCACAGCTCTTCACCCGGACACGCCTTAACACCCGCCTAGACCGGCTCAGCACCCGAGAACGCGAGGTACTGGCACTGATGGCACAGGGACTGGGCAACAGCGCGATCGCAGAGCGGCTCGTCGTCACCGACGGCGCCATTCACAAGCACATCCGCAGCATCTTCGCCAAACTCGACCTGGCACCCACGGACAGAGTGGACCGACGTGTCGCGGCCGTTCTGCGGTACCTGGAAGACGCCCGCAACACCTGA
- a CDS encoding (2Fe-2S)-binding protein, with protein sequence MSLSHHSPSSDITLRINGTSHSLTIDNRTTLLDVLRERLGLTGTKKGCDHGQCGACTVLVDGERVNSCLMFAVTAEEREIVSIEGVAALSDGGELHPVQRAFLDHDGLQCGYCTPGQICSAIGALGEAGRGWPSHVTEDTATGVADVSALDAREVRERMSGNLCRCGAYNGIVEAVLEAAGAQGAQEATTVGGAR encoded by the coding sequence ATGAGCCTCTCACATCACTCACCGAGTAGCGACATCACCTTGCGGATCAACGGCACGTCCCACTCCCTGACCATCGACAACCGGACGACCCTGCTCGATGTGCTGCGCGAGCGGCTGGGGCTCACGGGCACCAAGAAGGGCTGTGACCACGGTCAGTGCGGGGCCTGCACGGTGCTGGTGGACGGTGAGCGGGTGAACAGCTGCCTGATGTTCGCGGTGACCGCCGAGGAGCGCGAGATCGTCTCCATCGAGGGCGTGGCGGCGCTGTCGGACGGCGGGGAACTGCACCCGGTGCAGCGCGCCTTCCTCGACCACGACGGGCTCCAGTGCGGCTATTGCACCCCGGGCCAGATCTGCTCCGCCATCGGGGCGCTGGGCGAGGCAGGGCGCGGCTGGCCCAGCCATGTCACCGAGGACACCGCCACGGGGGTGGCCGATGTGTCGGCGCTGGACGCGCGGGAGGTGCGCGAGCGCATGAGCGGCAACCTGTGCCGCTGCGGCGCGTACAACGGGATCGTCGAGGCCGTGCTGGAGGCCGCGGGCGCCCAAGGTGCCCAGGAAGCGACCACTGTCGGAGGCGCCCGATGA
- a CDS encoding sensor histidine kinase: MATQHGHAAEKGGVGTKDAAQRVITSASGALGQLTSGLSTTVPGLFLLLWALVTAVTSLLGVGLLMVPGLVRAVHVLATAERARLLRYGMEIVPPLPPPSKLRLALVSSTVWRELRWLVLHSTLGLVLSSLGVALPVFFLRDATFPLWWRFIPDDATSTSLGLGAAHSWPQAFAVLFLALGWITMILGLAPALARLQSWSAHRFLTPGADEDLSLRVAELTATRAAALDAHAVELRRIERSLHDGAQNRFVGVTVLLGAARRMVARDPAGAEELLERAQLASEQALAELRAVARSILPPVLADRGLAGALSGLAADSPVPCRVDIDIHVSHRCAAAVEATAYFIVAEALTNIAKHSGASHTGVSVRIRGDRLIVRIEDDGQGGADQAGGSGLLGIHRRIAALDGTMSLSSPPGGPTTLEVDLPCGS, translated from the coding sequence ATGGCCACCCAGCACGGACACGCGGCCGAGAAGGGGGGCGTGGGTACCAAGGACGCTGCTCAGCGGGTGATCACTTCGGCCAGCGGCGCTTTGGGGCAGCTCACCTCCGGGCTCAGCACTACCGTGCCCGGTCTGTTTCTGCTGTTGTGGGCACTGGTCACGGCTGTGACGAGTCTGCTGGGGGTGGGACTGCTCATGGTCCCCGGCCTGGTGCGTGCGGTGCACGTCCTGGCCACGGCAGAGCGTGCCCGTCTTCTCCGGTATGGCATGGAAATCGTTCCTCCGCTGCCGCCGCCGTCGAAGCTCCGCCTCGCCCTTGTCAGCTCCACGGTATGGAGAGAACTGCGCTGGCTGGTGTTGCACAGCACCCTGGGCCTCGTTCTGAGCTCGCTGGGGGTGGCGCTGCCGGTCTTCTTCCTGCGCGACGCCACGTTCCCTCTGTGGTGGCGGTTCATCCCCGACGATGCGACCAGTACCTCGCTGGGCCTGGGCGCGGCACATTCCTGGCCTCAGGCATTCGCCGTGCTCTTTCTGGCCCTGGGATGGATCACCATGATCCTGGGGCTCGCTCCGGCTCTGGCGCGCCTGCAGTCCTGGTCCGCGCATCGGTTTCTCACTCCCGGGGCCGATGAAGACCTGTCGCTGCGCGTCGCGGAGCTGACAGCCACCCGGGCCGCAGCCTTGGACGCGCACGCCGTTGAGCTGCGCCGTATCGAACGCTCCCTCCACGACGGGGCGCAGAACCGGTTCGTAGGCGTCACGGTTCTGCTGGGCGCCGCCCGCCGCATGGTGGCCCGCGATCCGGCCGGCGCCGAGGAACTGCTCGAACGCGCCCAGTTGGCTTCGGAGCAGGCTCTCGCCGAGCTGCGCGCCGTCGCGCGCAGCATTCTGCCTCCAGTGCTGGCCGACCGAGGGCTGGCCGGTGCGTTGTCCGGGCTGGCCGCGGATAGCCCGGTACCGTGCCGGGTCGACATCGACATCCACGTCTCTCACCGGTGCGCCGCCGCCGTCGAGGCCACCGCCTACTTCATCGTGGCCGAAGCCCTGACCAATATCGCCAAGCACAGCGGCGCCTCACACACGGGCGTCTCGGTCCGCATCCGCGGCGACCGCCTGATCGTGCGCATCGAGGACGACGGTCAAGGCGGCGCCGACCAGGCCGGCGGCTCAGGACTCCTCGGCATCCACCGACGCATCGCGGCTCTCGACGGCACCATGTCCCTCAGCAGCCCGCCGGGCGGCCCGACCACACTAGAGGTGGATCTTCCATGCGGATCGTGA
- the gndA gene encoding NADP-dependent phosphogluconate dehydrogenase has translation MPSPSAAQPTAQIGVTGLAVMGSNLARNFARHGHTVALHNRTFAKTKALMEEHGHEGNFVPAESAEEFVASLQRPRRLIIMVKAGAPTDAVIEEFAPLLEEGDVIIDGGNAHFEDTRRREKSLRERGLHFVGTGISGGEEGALNGPSIMPGGSVESYKSLGPLLESISAKVDGTPCCTHIGPDGAGHFVKMVHNGIEYADMQLIAESYDLLRRALGMSPGEIAEVFRTWNGGRLESYLIEITAEVLGHTDAATGKPFVDVVQDQAEQKGTGRWTVQTALDLGVPVSGIAEAVFARSLSGHADLRDASQGLPGPSGKGLTGAAAERFADDVEQALYASKIVAYAQGIHQIEAGSQEYGWDIDPGAVARIWRGGCIIRARFLNRITEAYAKERKPVTLLTDGHFAEALGAAQDAWRRVVATSVELGVPAPGFSAALAYYDALRSERLPAALVQGQRDFFGAHTYRRVDREGSFHTMWGGDRDERTA, from the coding sequence ATGCCCAGCCCTTCCGCCGCCCAGCCGACCGCCCAGATCGGTGTCACCGGGCTCGCCGTCATGGGTAGCAACCTCGCCCGTAACTTCGCCCGGCACGGGCACACCGTCGCTCTCCACAACCGCACGTTCGCCAAGACCAAGGCGCTGATGGAGGAGCACGGCCACGAGGGGAACTTCGTGCCGGCCGAGAGCGCCGAGGAGTTCGTCGCCTCCTTGCAGCGGCCCCGGCGGCTGATCATCATGGTCAAGGCGGGTGCACCCACCGACGCCGTCATCGAGGAGTTCGCACCGCTCCTCGAAGAGGGCGACGTGATCATCGACGGGGGCAACGCCCACTTCGAGGACACCCGGCGCCGGGAGAAGTCCCTGCGCGAGCGCGGGCTGCACTTCGTGGGCACCGGCATCTCCGGCGGTGAGGAGGGCGCCCTCAACGGGCCCAGCATCATGCCCGGCGGATCGGTGGAATCCTACAAGTCGCTCGGCCCGCTGCTGGAGTCCATCTCCGCCAAGGTGGACGGCACCCCGTGCTGCACCCACATCGGCCCGGACGGCGCCGGCCACTTCGTGAAGATGGTGCACAACGGCATCGAGTACGCGGACATGCAGCTCATCGCCGAGTCGTACGACCTGCTGCGGCGGGCGCTCGGCATGTCGCCGGGTGAGATCGCGGAGGTGTTCCGCACCTGGAACGGCGGTCGGCTGGAGTCGTATCTGATCGAGATCACCGCCGAGGTGCTCGGGCACACCGACGCCGCCACCGGCAAGCCGTTCGTGGACGTGGTGCAGGACCAGGCCGAGCAGAAGGGCACCGGCCGCTGGACCGTGCAGACCGCGCTGGACCTGGGCGTGCCGGTGAGCGGGATCGCCGAGGCGGTGTTCGCCCGTTCGCTGTCCGGTCACGCGGATCTGCGGGACGCCTCGCAGGGGCTGCCGGGGCCGTCCGGGAAGGGGCTCACGGGGGCCGCCGCGGAGCGGTTCGCCGACGATGTCGAGCAGGCGCTGTACGCCTCGAAGATCGTGGCGTACGCGCAGGGCATCCACCAGATCGAGGCGGGCAGCCAGGAGTACGGCTGGGACATCGACCCCGGGGCGGTGGCGCGGATCTGGCGCGGCGGCTGCATCATCCGGGCGCGGTTCCTGAACCGGATCACCGAGGCGTACGCCAAGGAGCGCAAGCCCGTCACGCTGCTGACCGACGGCCACTTCGCCGAGGCGCTGGGCGCGGCGCAGGACGCCTGGCGCCGGGTGGTGGCCACCTCGGTCGAGCTGGGCGTGCCGGCACCGGGCTTCTCGGCGGCGCTGGCGTACTACGACGCGCTGCGCTCGGAGCGGCTGCCCGCCGCGCTGGTCCAGGGGCAGCGGGACTTCTTCGGCGCGCACACCTACCGGCGGGTGGACCGGGAGGGTTCGTTCCACACGATGTGGGGCGGCGACCGCGACGAGCGTACGGCCTGA
- a CDS encoding TetR/AcrR family transcriptional regulator has product MAPTPKGRATYHHGDLAAALVQTTLEIIDEVGVRGFSVAEAARRTCVSPGAPYRHFSDRDALLAAAALEVSRRLRAIYLDTVADVGSAQERLATVAGTFVRTAARYRGGLDILFAPGLRATHPELRDSSREFVDLLLPSAFEVVAPGEAAVTAVALLDALHALARGYVAQLLEGKFGDPDDVVEEVAIRATRAARALVAGYGVSSGPVCEESRDR; this is encoded by the coding sequence ATGGCACCCACCCCGAAGGGACGCGCCACCTACCACCACGGTGACCTGGCCGCCGCGCTGGTGCAGACGACCCTGGAGATCATCGATGAGGTCGGAGTGCGCGGCTTCTCCGTGGCGGAGGCCGCGCGCCGCACCTGTGTGAGTCCCGGTGCGCCGTACCGCCACTTCAGCGACCGTGACGCGCTGCTCGCGGCCGCCGCCCTGGAGGTCTCGCGGCGGCTGCGGGCCATCTACCTGGACACGGTGGCCGACGTCGGGTCCGCCCAGGAGCGGCTGGCGACGGTGGCGGGCACCTTCGTACGCACGGCGGCCCGCTACCGCGGCGGGCTGGACATCCTCTTCGCGCCGGGGCTGCGGGCCACCCATCCGGAGCTACGGGACAGCAGCAGGGAGTTCGTGGACCTGCTGCTGCCCAGCGCCTTCGAGGTGGTCGCCCCGGGCGAGGCCGCGGTGACGGCCGTGGCGTTGCTCGACGCCCTGCACGCGCTCGCCCGCGGCTATGTCGCCCAATTGCTGGAAGGGAAGTTCGGCGATCCGGATGACGTGGTCGAGGAGGTCGCCATCCGGGCGACCCGGGCCGCGAGGGCGCTGGTGGCGGGCTACGGCGTGTCGTCCGGGCCGGTCTGCGAGGAGAGCCGGGACCGCTGA
- a CDS encoding XdhC family protein: MRDVVAQMHRWWGDGEPFARATVVATWHSSPLPPGTSMLVGPDGAAIGSVSGGCVEGAVYELAQEVTDSGRPALERYGVSDDDAFAVGLTCGGIIDVYVERIDPAGFPELGEVAEAVAAGEPVAEVICVAVDGPDPEGRLGRRLVVRPDGTSGSLGSGRLDAAVAEDARGLLAGGRTETLAYGYDGVRMDEELTLFVSVHATPPRMLVFGAVDFAAAMARIGAYLGYHVTVCDARPVFATPRRFPEAHEVVTDWPHRYLRTEAEAGRIDERTVVCVLTHDPKFDVPLLEVALRLPLAYVGAMGSRRTHDDRLRRLRATGLGEEALAKLASPIGLDLGARTPEETAVSIAAEIIADRWGGSGTRLTSLSGSIHGQEPMRHAAGG, encoded by the coding sequence ATGCGGGACGTCGTAGCGCAGATGCACCGATGGTGGGGCGATGGTGAGCCCTTCGCCCGTGCCACGGTGGTGGCGACCTGGCACTCCTCGCCGCTGCCGCCCGGGACGTCCATGCTGGTCGGGCCCGATGGCGCGGCGATCGGCAGCGTCTCCGGCGGCTGTGTCGAGGGCGCCGTCTATGAACTGGCCCAGGAGGTCACCGACAGCGGCAGACCCGCGCTGGAGCGCTATGGCGTCAGCGACGACGACGCCTTCGCGGTCGGGCTGACCTGCGGCGGGATCATCGATGTCTATGTGGAGCGGATCGACCCCGCGGGCTTCCCCGAGCTGGGCGAGGTGGCCGAGGCGGTGGCCGCCGGGGAGCCGGTGGCCGAGGTGATCTGCGTGGCCGTCGACGGGCCCGACCCCGAGGGGCGGCTGGGCCGCCGGCTGGTCGTACGGCCCGATGGCACCTCCGGATCTCTCGGCTCCGGGCGGCTGGACGCGGCCGTCGCCGAGGACGCGCGCGGGCTGCTGGCCGGCGGGCGCACCGAGACCCTGGCCTACGGCTACGACGGCGTCCGCATGGACGAGGAACTCACCCTGTTCGTCTCGGTCCACGCCACCCCGCCGCGGATGCTGGTCTTCGGCGCCGTGGACTTCGCGGCGGCCATGGCCCGGATCGGGGCGTACCTCGGCTACCACGTCACCGTGTGCGACGCCCGGCCGGTCTTCGCCACTCCGCGGCGCTTCCCCGAGGCGCACGAGGTGGTGACCGACTGGCCGCACCGCTATCTGCGCACCGAGGCGGAGGCGGGCCGGATCGACGAACGCACAGTGGTCTGTGTGCTCACCCACGACCCCAAGTTCGATGTGCCGCTGCTGGAGGTCGCCCTGCGCCTGCCGCTGGCCTACGTCGGCGCCATGGGCTCCCGCCGCACCCACGACGACCGGCTCCGCCGGCTGCGCGCCACCGGTCTCGGCGAGGAGGCGCTGGCCAAGCTCGCCTCGCCGATCGGCCTGGACCTCGGCGCCCGTACCCCGGAGGAGACCGCCGTCAGCATCGCGGCCGAGATCATCGCCGACCGCTGGGGCGGCAGCGGCACCCGGCTGACCTCCCTCAGCGGCAGCATCCACGGTCAGGAGCCGATGCGGCACGCGGCCGGAGGCTGA
- a CDS encoding FAD binding domain-containing protein, giving the protein MKEFAYARAGDAAEAATLIAQRPDATYLGGGTNLVDLMKLGVTDPGLLIDVSRLPYDRIEHREDGSVLIGATVRNGASAGDPGIRERFPLLSQALLAGASGQLRTVATVGGNLLQRTRCGYFQDVTKPCNKREPGTGCPAIEGAHRDLAVLGTSDHCVASHPSDMAVALVALDAVAHVRSVDGGSRTVPVAELYLLPGDTPHRETVLDHGDLITAVELPPPPRGARMRYRKVRDRWSYAFALVSVAAAVSVAEDGSLRDVRIALGGVAPRPWRARIAEERLRGARPDEETLREAARAELAEARPLPDNAFKVDLATDLIVAGVRDLVARRDRA; this is encoded by the coding sequence ATGAAGGAGTTCGCCTACGCCCGGGCGGGCGACGCCGCCGAGGCGGCCACGCTGATCGCCCAGCGTCCCGATGCCACCTACCTCGGCGGTGGCACCAATCTGGTGGACCTGATGAAGCTCGGCGTCACCGACCCGGGTTTGCTCATCGACGTCTCCCGGCTGCCGTACGACCGGATCGAACACCGCGAGGACGGCTCCGTGCTCATCGGCGCCACCGTGCGCAACGGCGCATCGGCGGGCGATCCGGGCATCCGCGAGCGCTTCCCGCTGCTGTCCCAGGCGCTGCTGGCGGGGGCCTCCGGGCAGCTGCGCACGGTCGCCACGGTGGGCGGCAATCTGCTGCAGCGCACCCGCTGCGGGTACTTCCAGGACGTGACCAAGCCGTGCAACAAGCGCGAGCCGGGCACCGGGTGTCCGGCGATCGAGGGCGCGCACCGCGATCTGGCCGTGCTGGGCACCTCCGACCACTGTGTGGCCTCCCACCCCTCCGACATGGCGGTGGCGCTGGTGGCGCTCGACGCGGTGGCACACGTGCGGTCGGTGGACGGCGGCTCGCGCACCGTTCCGGTGGCAGAGCTGTATCTGCTGCCCGGTGACACACCGCACCGGGAGACCGTCCTGGACCACGGCGACCTCATCACCGCCGTGGAGCTGCCCCCGCCGCCGCGCGGTGCCCGGATGCGCTACCGCAAGGTGCGCGACCGCTGGTCGTACGCCTTCGCGCTGGTGAGCGTCGCCGCCGCGGTGTCCGTGGCCGAGGACGGTTCGCTGCGGGACGTACGGATCGCGCTCGGCGGGGTGGCGCCGCGGCCGTGGCGCGCCCGGATCGCGGAGGAGCGGCTGCGCGGCGCCCGGCCGGACGAGGAGACGCTGCGGGAGGCGGCGCGGGCCGAGCTGGCCGAGGCGCGGCCACTGCCCGACAACGCGTTCAAGGTCGACCTGGCCACTGATCTGATCGTCGCGGGCGTCCGCGACCTCGTCGCGAGGAGGGATCGCGCATGA
- a CDS encoding xanthine dehydrogenase family protein molybdopterin-binding subunit, producing MTTVEQSVGAPVTRVDGLDKVTGAARYAYEFPTRDVSYVWPVQATIARGRVTELDPAPALALPGVLTVLDHTNAPRLNAEAQASADLFVLQSPQVAYHGQIVAAVVATSLEAAREGAAAVRVGYEREPHDVVLRADDERLEIAETVTDGSPGLVERGDADGAWATAPVRVDATYTTPVEHPSPMEPHATIAVWDEDRLTLFNSDQGPYMSAQLMSALFGIELSAVEVVAEYIGGGFGSKGIPRSPTVLAALAARAVERPVKIALTRQQMFQLIPYRSPTIQRVRLGAGRDGRLTVIQHESVQQRSAQVPFADQTVSSTRMMYAAPHARTTVRVAPLDVMTPAWFRAPGHTPGMFALESAVDELAGALGMDPVELRIRNEPETDPESGKPFSSRNLVACLREGAARFGWERRDPAPGIRREGRWLLGTGVAASHHPDYTFPSSAVARAEEDGTYRVRIGAADLGTGARTALTQVAADALGIPLSRLRLEIGRASLGMAPFAGGSLGTASWGWAVDKACRALLKELDTYGGVVPDGGLEVAADTAEDLEQRADLSRHTFGAQFAQVRVDGDTGEIRVDRMLGVFAAGRIVNPHTARSQFLGAMTMGLSMALLEIGEVDAVFGDFANHDFAGYHIAAHADVPQLDVVLMEEDDNTTNPVGAKGIGELGIVGAAAAIGNAFHHATGERVRDLPIRIERSRDALRAARGAERRRPGAGEPESRVG from the coding sequence ATGACCACCGTAGAACAGAGCGTCGGCGCCCCGGTGACCCGGGTCGACGGCCTGGACAAGGTGACCGGCGCGGCGCGCTACGCCTATGAGTTCCCCACCCGGGACGTCAGTTACGTATGGCCGGTGCAGGCCACCATCGCCCGCGGCCGGGTGACGGAGCTGGACCCGGCCCCGGCGCTGGCCCTGCCCGGTGTGCTGACGGTGCTCGACCACACCAACGCCCCGCGGCTGAACGCGGAGGCGCAGGCGAGCGCTGACCTCTTCGTGCTGCAGTCCCCCCAGGTGGCGTACCACGGCCAGATCGTGGCCGCCGTGGTGGCCACCTCGCTGGAGGCGGCGCGCGAGGGCGCGGCGGCGGTCCGGGTGGGCTATGAGCGGGAGCCGCACGATGTGGTGCTGCGCGCCGACGACGAACGCCTGGAGATCGCCGAGACGGTGACCGACGGCAGCCCGGGCCTGGTGGAGCGCGGTGACGCCGATGGCGCCTGGGCCACTGCCCCGGTGCGGGTGGACGCCACGTACACCACTCCGGTGGAGCATCCGAGCCCGATGGAACCGCATGCCACCATCGCGGTGTGGGACGAGGACCGGCTGACGCTGTTCAACTCCGACCAGGGTCCCTATATGAGCGCGCAGCTGATGTCCGCGCTGTTCGGGATCGAGCTGAGCGCGGTGGAGGTCGTGGCCGAGTACATCGGCGGGGGCTTCGGGTCCAAGGGCATTCCGCGCTCGCCGACGGTGCTGGCGGCGCTCGCCGCGCGGGCCGTCGAGCGGCCGGTGAAGATCGCTCTGACCCGGCAGCAGATGTTCCAGCTGATTCCCTACCGCTCCCCCACGATCCAGCGGGTGCGGCTGGGCGCCGGGCGCGACGGCCGGCTGACGGTGATCCAGCACGAGTCGGTGCAGCAGCGCTCGGCCCAGGTGCCGTTCGCCGACCAGACCGTGTCCTCGACGCGGATGATGTACGCGGCGCCCCACGCCCGTACGACGGTGCGGGTGGCGCCGCTCGATGTGATGACGCCCGCCTGGTTCCGCGCCCCCGGCCACACCCCGGGGATGTTCGCGCTGGAGTCGGCCGTGGACGAGCTGGCCGGGGCGCTGGGCATGGACCCGGTGGAACTGCGGATCCGCAACGAGCCGGAGACCGACCCGGAGAGCGGCAAGCCGTTCAGCAGCCGCAACCTGGTCGCCTGTCTGCGCGAGGGCGCGGCCCGCTTCGGCTGGGAGCGCCGCGATCCGGCGCCGGGGATCCGGCGCGAGGGGCGCTGGCTGCTGGGCACCGGTGTGGCCGCCTCGCACCACCCGGACTACACCTTCCCCTCCTCCGCGGTGGCGCGCGCCGAGGAGGACGGGACGTACCGGGTGCGCATCGGCGCGGCCGACCTCGGCACGGGTGCCCGTACCGCCCTCACCCAGGTGGCGGCGGACGCGCTCGGCATTCCGCTGTCGCGGTTGCGGCTGGAGATCGGGCGTGCGTCGCTGGGCATGGCGCCGTTCGCGGGCGGTTCGCTCGGCACCGCCTCATGGGGCTGGGCGGTGGACAAGGCGTGCCGTGCGCTGCTGAAGGAGCTGGACACGTACGGGGGTGTGGTCCCGGACGGGGGTCTGGAGGTGGCGGCCGACACCGCCGAGGATCTGGAGCAGCGGGCGGATCTGTCGCGGCACACCTTCGGGGCGCAGTTCGCCCAGGTGCGGGTGGATGGCGACACCGGTGAGATCCGGGTGGACCGGATGCTGGGCGTGTTCGCGGCCGGGCGGATCGTCAATCCGCACACCGCGCGCTCGCAGTTCCTCGGGGCCATGACGATGGGCCTGTCGATGGCGCTGCTGGAGATCGGCGAGGTCGACGCGGTCTTCGGCGACTTCGCCAACCATGACTTCGCGGGCTATCACATCGCCGCCCACGCCGACGTTCCGCAACTGGACGTGGTGCTGATGGAGGAGGACGACAACACCACCAACCCGGTGGGTGCCAAGGGCATCGGCGAACTGGGCATCGTGGGCGCGGCGGCGGCCATCGGCAACGCCTTCCACCATGCCACCGGGGAGCGGGTGCGGGATCTGCCGATCCGCATCGAACGCTCGCGGGACGCGCTGCGGGCCGCCCGGGGTGCCGAAAGGCGCAGGCCAGGGGCGGGTGAGCCGGAATCACGGGTCGGGTAG
- a CDS encoding MFS transporter has protein sequence METARSSDDDIEPTAADDDAVPGAGDGDPAPPPRPGWRRWVMDTRPLRHRPFRRLWSSTTVTAIGSQLTAVAVPKQIYDITGSSAWVGYASFAGLLPLVVFALWGGVVADRMDRRTLMLVTNVGIAVTSVLFWAQSFAGLDSVALLMVLLAAQQGFFGMNSPARSASVARLVPADELPAAGALQSTVAQTGMILGPLLAGALIPVLGLPALYLIDAVALCVTLWAVWRLPALPPLTEGATGGARRGGWRDVADGFRYIAAHRILLMSFLADIIAMVFGMPRALFPQLASHTYAPWGEGFALGLLFAAIPLGAVAGGLLSGTFSRARRHGLMVIAAVMAWGVAITGFGLSLNLWWAVAFLALAGVADMVSMVFRGTILQAAATDDMRGRMQGVFTVVVAGGPRIADLLHGTAGSLLGARAAVAAGGLLVAVSTLGLAVAVPAFRRYKP, from the coding sequence GTGGAGACCGCTCGAAGCAGCGACGACGACATAGAACCCACCGCAGCCGACGATGACGCCGTCCCCGGCGCCGGGGACGGCGACCCCGCCCCGCCGCCGAGACCCGGCTGGCGCCGCTGGGTGATGGACACCCGGCCGCTGCGCCACCGCCCCTTCCGACGGCTGTGGAGTTCCACCACCGTCACCGCCATCGGCAGCCAGCTGACCGCCGTCGCCGTGCCCAAGCAGATCTACGACATCACCGGCTCATCGGCGTGGGTCGGCTACGCCAGCTTCGCCGGGCTCCTCCCGCTGGTGGTCTTCGCGCTGTGGGGCGGGGTGGTCGCCGACCGGATGGACCGGCGCACCCTGATGCTCGTCACCAACGTCGGCATCGCCGTCACCTCGGTGCTGTTCTGGGCCCAGTCCTTCGCCGGGCTGGACTCGGTGGCGCTGCTCATGGTGCTGCTCGCCGCCCAGCAGGGCTTCTTCGGCATGAACTCCCCGGCCCGCAGCGCCTCCGTCGCCCGACTCGTCCCCGCCGACGAACTGCCCGCCGCGGGCGCCCTGCAGTCCACCGTCGCCCAGACCGGCATGATCCTCGGCCCGCTGCTCGCGGGCGCCCTCATCCCCGTCCTCGGCCTGCCCGCGCTCTACCTCATCGACGCCGTGGCGCTGTGCGTCACCCTGTGGGCCGTCTGGCGGCTGCCCGCCCTGCCGCCCCTCACCGAGGGCGCCACGGGCGGCGCGCGGCGTGGCGGATGGCGCGATGTGGCCGACGGCTTCCGGTACATCGCCGCCCACCGCATCCTGCTGATGTCCTTCCTCGCGGACATCATCGCCATGGTCTTCGGCATGCCCCGCGCGCTCTTCCCCCAACTCGCCTCGCACACCTACGCACCCTGGGGCGAGGGCTTCGCGCTCGGCCTGCTCTTCGCGGCGATCCCGCTCGGCGCGGTGGCCGGCGGTCTGCTGTCCGGCACCTTCTCCCGCGCCCGCCGCCACGGCCTGATGGTCATCGCCGCCGTGATGGCCTGGGGCGTGGCCATCACCGGATTCGGGCTCAGCCTCAACCTGTGGTGGGCGGTGGCCTTCCTCGCCCTCGCGGGCGTGGCCGACATGGTCTCGATGGTCTTCCGAGGGACGATCCTCCAGGCGGCCGCCACCGACGACATGCGCGGCCGGATGCAGGGCGTGTTCACCGTGGTGGTGGCGGGCGGCCCGCGCATCGCCGATCTGCTGCACGGCACCGCGGGCTCCCTCCTCGGGGCCCGCGCGGCGGTCGCCGCGGGCGGGCTGCTGGTGGCCGTCAGCACCCTCGGGCTCGCCGTCGCGGTGCCCGCCTTCCGCCGCTACAAGCCCTGA